Proteins encoded within one genomic window of Oncorhynchus keta strain PuntledgeMale-10-30-2019 unplaced genomic scaffold, Oket_V2 Un_contig_720_pilon_pilon, whole genome shotgun sequence:
- the LOC118383331 gene encoding LOW QUALITY PROTEIN: NLR family CARD domain-containing protein 3-like (The sequence of the model RefSeq protein was modified relative to this genomic sequence to represent the inferred CDS: inserted 1 base in 1 codon; deleted 1 base in 1 codon) gives MSLSGEREEGRTASKMSLSGEREEGGPASKMSLSGEREEGGPASKMTLSGEREEGGPASKMSLSEEREERGPASKMILAGEREEGGPASKMTLSGEREERGPASKMSLSGEREEGGPASKISLSGEREEGGPASKMSLSGEREERGPASKMSLSGEREERGPASKMILAGERDTKVERPIQQERPASPVPSCVSMKSDKSMMEPIFFREGDFSTEQRNQQERSESEILSVQSSQSHQTDLASIFSLLEEKIMTFVKNELKMFKRILSPELPEGFESQKQDKEVVDAEDEQQESSPEGALKITLHVLRKMNQKELADTLEKYELAVICQRELKSNLKKKFQCVFEGIAKQGNPTLLNKIYTELYITEGGTGEVNNEHELRQIETTTRKQARPETPIKCNDIFKPLTGQDKLIRTVLXKGVAGIGKTVSVQKFILDWAEGKANQDVQFVFSFPFRELNLMKLENTFIELLNHFSMETKKSIISNYNKYKVVFIFDGLDECRLPLDFKKNKICCDVTESTSVDVLLTNLIKGNLLPSALLWITTRPAAANKIPSVCVDQVTEVRGFNDPQKEEYFRKRFSDEDLANRIISHIKTSRSLHIMCHIPVFCWISATVLEHMLKHKREEMPKTLTEMYTHLVMFYTKQNNEKYPRKEETGPHWNKESILSLGKLAFQQLVNGNLIFYEEDLKEAGIDVNEASVYSGLCTQLFKEERGLYQDKVYCFVHLSIQEFLAAVYVFLSFINNNDNVMDKLRTTSRSFSVRIKQRRKVTFYKSVVDKALQSETGNLDLFLRFLLGLSLESNQKHLRGLLTKTRSSSQSHEETVKYIKEKIRENPSPERCINLFHCLNELNDHSLVEEIQSYLRSGSLSKPNLSPAQWSALVFVLLTSEKELDVFDLKKYSRSEDGLLRLLPVVKASRAALLSGCGVTEEGCASLVSALESNPSHLKELDLSYNDLKDSGVKLLSAGLGNPHCKLETLRLSGCLVTEEGCASLVSALRSNPSHLKELDLSYNHPGDSGVRLLSAGLEDPHCRLEKLNVEHGGENRMKPGLRKYVCDLTLDPNTVNRRLSLSEENRKVTCRREKQPYPDHPERFEDRGQVLCREGLTGRCYWEVEWSGGAVIGVTYKGINRKGRGEECWLGCNDKSWSLFCSDNSYIACHNNNPTTIDVPSSRSHRVGVYLDWPAGTLSFYRASSDTLTHLITFTSTFTEPLYPGFRLWCFGDSVSLCQ, from the exons agagaggaggggggccctgcctctaaaatgactctctctggggagagagaggaggggggccctgcctctaaaatgagtctctctgaggagagagaggagaggggacctgcctctaaaatgattctcgctggggagagagaggaggggggccctgcctctaaaatgactctctctggggagagagaggagaggggacctgcctctaaaatgagtctctctggggagagagaggaggggggccctgcctctaaaattagtctctctggggagagagaggaggggggccctgcctctaaaatgagtctctctggggagagagaggagaggggccctgcctctaaaatgagtctctctggggagagagaggagaggggacctgCCTCTAAAATGATTCTCGCTGGGGAACGTGACACCAAAGTTGAGAG ACCAATCCAGCAGGAGAGACCAGCCTCCCCTGTTCCCAGCTGTGTGTCCATGAAGAGTGACAAGTCTATGATGGAACCTATATTCTTTAGAGAGGGAGACTTTTCTACTGAACAAAG AAACCAACAGGAGAGATCAGAGTCAGAGATTCTCAGTGTTCAGTCTTCCCAGAGTCATCAAACAGACCTGGCCTCCATATTCAGT TTGCTTGAAGAGAAAATTATGACATTTGTGAAAAACGAGCTGAAGATGTTCAAGAGGATTCTTAGTCCAGAACTCCCAGAAGGCTTTGAGAGTCAGAAGCAGGATAAGGAAGTGGTGGATGCTGAAGATGAGCAGCAGGAGAGCAGT CCAGAGGGGGCTCTGAAGATCACACTGCACGTCCTGAGGAAAATGAACCAGAAGGAGCTTGCTGACACACTGGAGAAAT ATGAACTTGCTGTGATTTGCCAACGTGAACTCAAATCTAATCTAAAGAAGAAGTTTCAATGTGTATTTGAGGGGATCGCTAAACAAGGAAACCCAACACTTCTCAATAAGatctacacagagctctacatcacAGAGGGTGGAACAGGAGAGGTCAATAATGAACATGAGCTGAGACAGATTGAGACAACAACCAGGAAACAAGCAAGACCAGAGACTCCAATCAAATGTAACGACATCTTCAAACCCTTAACTGGACAAGACAAACTTATCAGAACTGTGC ACAAAGGAGTCGCTGGTATTGGAAAAACAGTCTCTGTGCAGAAGTTCATTCTGGATTGGGCTGAAGGAAAAGCAAATCAGGATGTCCAATTTGTATTTTCATTCCCTTTCCGGGAGCTGAATTTGATGAAATTGGAAAACACTTTCATTGAACTTCTCAATCACTTCTCAATGGAAACCAAAAAATCAATAATCTCCAACTACAACAAGTACAAAGTTGTGTTCATCTTTGATGGTCTGGATGAGTGCCGACTGCCCCTAGACTTCAAGAAGAACAAGATCTGTTGTGACGTCACAGAGTCAACCTCAGTGGATGTTCTGCTGACAAATCTCATCAAGGGAaatctgcttccctctgctctcctctggataACTACCCGACCTGCAGCAGCCAATAAGATCCCTTCAGTGTGTGTTGACCAGGTGACAGAGGTACGAGGGTTCAATGACCCACAGAAGGAGGAGTACTTCAGGAAGAGATTCAGTGATGAGGACTTGGCCAACAGAATCATCTCACACATAAAGACATCAAGGAGCCTCCACATCATGTGCCACATTCCAGTCTTCTGTTGGATTTCTGCAACAGTCCTTGAACACATGCTGAAAcataagagagaagagatgccCAAGACTCTGACTGAGATGTACACACACCTTGTGATGTTTTATACCAAACAGAATAATGAAAAGTATCCTAGGAAAGAAGAGACAGGTCCACACTGGAATAAAGAGAGCATTCTGTCACTGGGAAAACTGGCTTTTCAACAGCTTGTGAATGGCAATCTGATTTTCTATGAAGAAGACCTGAAAGAGGCTGGCATTGATGTCAATGAAGCTTCAGTGTACTCAGGATTGTGCACACAGCTCTTTAAAGAGGAACGTGGGCTGTACCAGGACAAGGTGTACTGCTTTGTTCATCTGAGCATTCAGGAGTTTCTGGCTGCTGTATATGTGTTCCTCTCATTCATCAACAACAATGACAATGTAATGGACAAACTGAGAACAACGTCCAGGAGCTTTTCTGTGAGGATCAAACAAAGGCGTAAAGTTACTTTCTACAAGAGTGTTGTGGATAAAGCCTTACAAAGTGAGACGGGAAACCTGGACCTTTTCCTCCGCTTCCTTCTGGGCCTCTCACTGGAGTCCAATCAGAAGCACTTACGAGGTCTACTGACAAAGACAAGAAGCAGCTCACAGAGCCATGAAGAAACAGTCAAGTACATCAAGGAGAAGATCAGGGAGAATCCCTCTCCAGAAAGGTGCATCAATCTGTTCCACTGTCTGAATGAACTGAATGACCattctctagtggaggagatccaAAGCTACCTGAGATCAGGAAGTCTCTCAAAACCCAACCTGTCACCTGCACAGTGGTCAGCTCTGGTCTTTGTGTTGCTGACTTCAGAAAAGGAGCTGGATGTGTTTGACctgaagaaatactccagatcagaggaTGGTCTTCTGCGGCTGCTGCCAGTGGTCAAAGCCTCCAGAGCTGCTCT gctgtcaggctgtggagtcacagaggaaggctgtgcttctctggtctcagctctggagtcaaacccctcacacctgaaaGAGCTGGATCTGAGTTacaatgacctgaaggattcaggagtgaagctgctctctgctggactggggaatccccactgtaaactggagactctgag gctgtcaggctgtctagtcacagaggaaggctgtgcttctctggtctcagctctgaggtcaaacccctcacacctgaaagagctggacctgagctacaatcacccaggagactcaggagtcagactgctctctgctggactggaggaTCCACACTGCAGACTGGAGAAACTCAA TGTGGAACATGGTGGAGAGAACAGAATGAAACCTGGGCTTAGAAAAT ATGTCTGTGATCTCACACTGGACCCAAACACAGTAAACAgacgcctctctctgtctgaggagaacagaaaggtgacatgtaggagagagaagcagccgtATCCTGATCACCCAGAGAGATTTGAGGACCGGGGTCAGGTGCTGTGTAGAGAGGGTCTGACTGGGCGCTGTTACTGGGAGGTCGAGTGGAGTGGGGGGGCTGTTAttggagtgacatataaaggaatCAACAGGAAAGGAAGGGGTGAGGAATGTTGGCTTGGATGCAATGACAAGTCCTGGAGTCTGTTCTGCTCTGACAACAGTTACATTGCCTGTCACAATAATAATCCCACTACCATAGACGTCCCCTCCTCCAGGTCCCACAGAGTAGGAGTGTATCTGGACTGGCCAGccggcactctgtccttctatagagcctcctctgacacactgacccACCTGATCACATTCACCTCCACATTCACTGAGCCCCTCTATCCAGGGTTTAGGCTTTGGTGTTTTGGCGACTCAGTGTCCCTCTGTCAGTga